The Gemmatimonadaceae bacterium genome includes the window GTCTCGGTCACCGTGCTCGGCCCGACGGGCGACACGATCTGGGACTCGGGCCGGCGCAGCCTCACGCCGTTCACCGCCGACGCCTCACAGGAGACGTTCGGCGGCCTCACGGCGCGCGCCACGCTGCGGCCGCTGGCCGTCGAGCGGCTCGCGTTAGGCGCGATCCCGCAGTCCAAGGTTTCGCTTCTCCTCGGCCTCCTCGCCCTCACGGCCGGGATGATGGTGTTGGCGGTGCTCCAACTCCGCCGCGAGCAGGAGCTCGGGCGGCTCCGCTCCGATTTCATCTCGAGCGTCTCCCACGAGCTGCGCACGCCGCTCGCCCAGATCCTGCTCTTCGCCGAAACGCTCCGGTTGGGCCGCGTGCGGAGCGCGGCCGAGCGCGCCGGCGCCACCGACGTCATCGTCCATGAAGCGCGGCGCCTCATGCAGCTCGTCGAGAACGTGCTGCTGTTCTCGCGCAGCGAGCGCCGCATGACGCGGCTGCGTCCCGAGCCGACGGCGCTCGCTCCGTGCGTCCGGGAAACCGTGGAAACCTGGCGCCCGCTCGCCGTGGCGGCCGACGTCACGCTGTGCACCCGCCTCGATGCGCACGTCGTGGCGCTGCTCGACCGGAGCGCGGTGCGCCAGATGCTGCTCAACCTGCTCGACAACGCCATCAAGTACGGACCGGCGGGCCAGACCGTCACCATCACCGTCGACCGGCAGGGCAGCCGCGCGCGGCTCATGGTGCACGACCAGGGGCCCGGCGTCCCGTTAGGCGAGCGGGACCGCGTCTGGCAGCCGTTCCAGCGCCTCGAGCGCGACGTGCGCTCCGCGGCCGCCGGGAGCGGCATCGGCCTCTACGTGGTGCGCGAGCTCGCCGCGATGCAACACGGCGACGTGTGGGTCGAAGACGCCACGTCCGGCGGCGCATGCTTCGGCGTCTCGTTCCCGCTCGTCGACGCGCCCGAGCACCTAACGCCGAGCGCCGAGGCTGTCGGCACGGCTCGCCCATGACACGCATTCTCGTGATCGAGGACAATCGCAACCTCGCCATGGGGCTGCGCAACAACCTCGAGATCGAGGGCTACCAGGTGGAGCTCGCGGGCGACGGCAACACGGGCCTCGAGCGCGCGCGCGCCGGCGCGCCCGACGTGATCATCCTCGATCTCATGCTGCCCGGCCTCGATGGCTATCGCGTCCTGCGCGCCCTGCGCGCCGACGGCTGCGAGACGCCGGTGCTCATCCTCAGCGCCCGCGGCGAAGAAACGGACAAGGTGCTGGGCTTTCGGTTAGGCGCGGACGACTACGTCACCAAGCCGTTTGGACTGCTGGAGCTCCTGGCGCGCGTCGACGCGCTGCTGCGCCGCGCAGCGAACGGCGCCCGCGCCGCCCGCGGCGCGCTCGCGCCCCGCGAGCAACTCGGTGACATCGAGATCGACACCACCACGCGCACGGTCTCTCGCGCCGGCGAGCCGGTGCCGCTCCGACCCAAGGAATACGAGCTGCTCGTCGCGCTGCTGCGCCGCCGCGGACGGCTCGCGTCGCGCGATGAGCTGCTGCAGGATGTCTGGGGCTACGCCTCGGAAGTCGTGAGCCGCACGGTCGACACGCACATCGCCGAGTTGCGCCGCAAGCTGGAGCGCAATCCGGCCGCGCCCGACTTCATCCTCACGGTCCGGAAAGCGGGCTACCGCATCCGCATCTAGCCGCCTAACGAAATCGCGTTCAACCCGCCAGCGCCGCCCGTTCGCCGGCGTCGACCAGCGAGCGACCCTCGTAGCTCGTCGGAACCGCCACACCCAGCGCACTGAGCACGGTCGGCGGCACGTCGAGTAGCTGCGCCCCCTCGCGCAGCGAGCCGCCCGACACCCCGCCGCCGGCAAGAACGATCGGTATGGTCCGGTCTAACGGATGCGGGCTGTCGTGATCCGTCGGCACCTGGCCGCCGCCGCCGTGATCCGCTATGGCGATCAGCAGCGTCTTGCTCGACGGCCGGAGATCGATGCGCTCGACGAGTTGGCCGAGCGACGCGTCCAACGCGTAGGCCGCCCGTTGGTACGGATCGGACATCCACCCGTGGTCGTGCCCCGCGTCATCGCAATCCGGCCAGTGCATGAGGATGAGTCCGCGGTCCTGCGCCGCGAGCGCATCCGTCGCGCAGGCGAGCACGTCCCTCGCGCAGGTGCCGTGAAACGTCGCCGAGCCGACACCCAGCCAGCCCGCGATGCGC containing:
- a CDS encoding response regulator transcription factor, with product MTRILVIEDNRNLAMGLRNNLEIEGYQVELAGDGNTGLERARAGAPDVIILDLMLPGLDGYRVLRALRADGCETPVLILSARGEETDKVLGFRLGADDYVTKPFGLLELLARVDALLRRAANGARAARGALAPREQLGDIEIDTTTRTVSRAGEPVPLRPKEYELLVALLRRRGRLASRDELLQDVWGYASEVVSRTVDTHIAELRRKLERNPAAPDFILTVRKAGYRIRI
- a CDS encoding HAMP domain-containing sensor histidine kinase, producing MPLSFARRQSGVDRQPAIWRSRASLLVALLGLTFVLAAVLAYEAHDAARSHRVTAERALRDYATFAAWELLANATDTVGPTLSAALAPVTAGIAATPYDALPGPAVLAASGGAALRCANQRDDAARWYFRLDFRDGSFATVGATPLAEERSLVRAAVDQQARTVYRPDWSYATLLVGRGSAERAVAYAVKYAVHGAPIAAFGFSTCADALGAPVFAGVMSRHPLLPRTLAMHEPNDSLVSVTVLGPTGDTIWDSGRRSLTPFTADASQETFGGLTARATLRPLAVERLALGAIPQSKVSLLLGLLALTAGMMVLAVLQLRREQELGRLRSDFISSVSHELRTPLAQILLFAETLRLGRVRSAAERAGATDVIVHEARRLMQLVENVLLFSRSERRMTRLRPEPTALAPCVRETVETWRPLAVAADVTLCTRLDAHVVALLDRSAVRQMLLNLLDNAIKYGPAGQTVTITVDRQGSRARLMVHDQGPGVPLGERDRVWQPFQRLERDVRSAAAGSGIGLYVVRELAAMQHGDVWVEDATSGGACFGVSFPLVDAPEHLTPSAEAVGTARP
- a CDS encoding alkaline phosphatase family protein, with protein sequence MPDLTIAHSVQRLVVVVLDGLRPDAIEALRLSNVARLAAGGASTLRGTTVAPSVTAACMASLLTGVAPDTHGVRSTRFHLPRSRGRMHPLPRVLGEAGYPSSAFMCRVPWLMRGIARRIAGWLGVGSATFHGTCARDVLACATDALAAQDRGLILMHWPDCDDAGHDHGWMSDPYQRAAYALDASLGQLVERIDLRPSSKTLLIAIADHGGGGQVPTDHDSPHPLDRTIPIVLAGGGVSGGSLREGAQLLDVPPTVLSALGVAVPTSYEGRSLVDAGERAALAG